Proteins encoded together in one Orcinus orca chromosome 13, mOrcOrc1.1, whole genome shotgun sequence window:
- the ZC3H8 gene encoding zinc finger CCCH domain-containing protein 8 isoform X3, whose translation MMDFENLFSKPPNPALGKKPATDSDQRHFGNSTSRKNLQRRKSRSKDYDVYSDNDICSQESEDNFAKELQQYIQAKEMANAAQSLSLPEESVKKEGAKDIQKGKAVKQKNKNKNLKAVRKNGKQKKMKRKWPGTGDKGSNASLRKSGSQEQDGKPKEKQQPVRMSQGFINQHTVQRQGKQICKYFLERKCIKGDQCKFDHAAEIEKKKEMCKFYVQGYCTRGENCLYLHNEYPCKFYHTGAKCYQGEHCKFSHAPLTAETQELLAKALDPEKKSS comes from the exons GCACTTTGGAAACTCTACATCACGGAAGAATTTGCAACGTAGAAAATCAAGAAGTAAGGACTATGATGTATATAGTGATAATGATATCTGCAGTCAGGAATCAGAAGATAATTTTGCTAAAGAGCTTCAACAATATATACAAGCTAAAGAGATGGCAAATGCTGCTCAATCCTTATCGCTTCCTGAAGAATCTGTGAAGAAAGAGGGAGCAAAGGATATCCAGAAAGGTAAAG CtgttaaacaaaagaataaaaataaaaaccttaaagCTGTTCGCAAGAATGgtaaacagaagaaaatgaagcGAAAATGGCCTGGCACTGGAGACAAAGGATCAAACGCTTCCCTGAGGAAGAGTGGCTCACAGGAACAG gaTGGTAAACCTAAAGAGAAGCAGCAGCCTGTGAGAATGAGTCAGGGATTCATCAACCAACATACGGTGCAACGCCAGGGAAAacaaatttgtaaatattttcttgaaaggAAATGTATTAAG GGAGACCAGTGTAAATTTGATCATGCTGCAgagatagagaagaaaaaggaaatgtgtaAGTTTTATGTACAAGGATATTGTACCAGAGGTGAAAACTGCCTGTATTTGCATAAT GAATATCCTTGCAAGTTTTACCATACAGGAGCAAAATGTTATCAGGGAGAACATTGCAAGTTTTCACATGCTCCCCTGACTGCTGAAACACAAGAACTGTTGGCTAAA GCTTTGGATCCTGAAAAGAAGTCGTCATGa